In Euphorbia lathyris chromosome 2, ddEupLath1.1, whole genome shotgun sequence, the sequence TTACAAGGTTCATTCCTTTTCTCTATTTCTCTATTTCTTTTGACCAATCTAAAGTTAGTTGTTACTTACTAACATATAGTTATTATCAGGGAGAAACAGTTCCACAAGTGCAGGACACATTAAGGAAGAAACACAAGAGCAAATAATGAAGCAAGAAGAAACAGCAGCAAATAAGGAAGAAACACAAGAGCAAATAATGAAGCAAGAAGAAACAGCAGCTTCCTTATTCCATCTACTCAAAACTCGTTTTCCTCAACAGTTCTCATCGATGCCATTGGCCATGAATTTGCTTGGTACAGTTGCAATTCTTGGTGGAACTGATAATCATGTCCTCAACAGGTTAATTACTAGCTTTCCCttctttctttttgattttAGGAGATGTATCATTACCCATTACCcctttgaacttgtttaaaatgacatCATGATTTATCCCCTAAGTTCTACGTGGTAGATTAAACTGTAAAATGTTGATTAGAAAATGAAACATGTGTCACTTTTAGCAATTTCAGAAAGGCCAATTGGCTATTTTAATAAACCAATTTAACTAAAAGCTTACATCAATTAAGTActaataatagtttttattataatttctaTACTTTGAATAGGCTTTTGTCGGAGTATTTGGGACTGGAGAAAATGCTAGCAATAGTCTGCAGGACTTCTGAAAGTGTGAAGCTTTTAGAGATTTATGAAGAAGGAAAGATAAGCAGCATTGCTGGTCTTCAAGGCCTTGGATTTTCTATTGGAAAGAAAATCAGTGGCCGTTTTCTAGTTTTCTGTCTTGAAGAGTCCAGGCAAGACTCtacatttttttatctttattccTGCAAGAATAAAAGCATCTCTATATCTAGATGTttgaatataatattttattttgcattATTAGGCCATATGCCGGAGGTTTCATAAATGGTGATCCACAAAAGAAGCTAGCTCTTCCAATGCCAAAGTTACCAAATGGATCATCTCCAACCGGCTTCATTGATTTTGCAGTAAACATGATCAATATGGACACTGGAAATTTGTCATGTGTAACTCCAAATGGACATGGTCTTAGAGAGACATTATTCTATACCCTCTTTTCACACCTGCAAGTCTATAAAACCAGAACTGATATGCTTCATGCTCTTCCATGCATAACTGAAGGAGCTTTGTCTTTAGACGGCGGTATTATAAAGAAAAACGGGTTCTTTGCTCTCGGTGATACGTAAGTCTTGtgctgtttgttgttactgTGTTaatgttttcaatttttcattGCTCATCTTCTTTACAGGAAGGATGTAGAGGTGATATTCCCAGTAGTTTCCAACAACTGCACTAAAACTGAAGAACGATCCCGAATTGAAGATAAAATCAGCAAATTGAAACAGGAACAATTTTATATCGCTGAGGATATGCGAAGAGAGCAATCATTGTTAGATAAAATGATGGCTTTAAGTGGTAAAAATAAGTTTGTACAACTTTAACTTTATGTCCAAAATTGATGTTAGAATGAATTTTCCATCCCTGATATTCCCTAAATCTGCGTGTGTTGATGCACATTCATCCACAGGCTAAATCTTCATACTCTATCTTTTAGTAATGATCATCATACATAAATTAGttatgaataaaaaaatgaatatcaCATTTCCAAATTTGGAACCATGACCCAATATGTTTGCAGGAAATATTGTATTTTGGAAAAGATTGGGTCTGTTTGATTTATCCACTActtttgttgttggaaaaaattgattttaaaaAACTCTAAGATtcttgttttgtaaaaaactacttttttaatgtataaaaataaaaaagagattCTTAACCAACCACCTAAAACTCTAAATAAGAAATTctttttgttgaaaaataaaataatttccaGGCTATGatattggaattttttttacaatgtTTGTTCATGTCAACTTTTCACTAAGTGAAAGTATTTGTATTTTaaactaatatattaaaaaaaaaaagtagaaaaaatgtgaaaaaacgaaaaaacacaTGTGAAAAACGTAAAACAAAAAACGAAATACGGGAAAATGGAACATAATGAAtggaaaaaacagaaaaaaacacaaaaacgataaaaacgtgaaaaacataaGAATATGCAAAGAATATGTTTTGttcatttttaggatttttacatttttacacattttttgttgtgttttcacacttcagtttttttttgttttgtcacTTCTATGTATCTTTACCGTTTTTCACTTTTCAGGTTTTTTTTTCATGTTCTTAAGCTTTtttgtttttacattttttcgtgtttttcacggATTTTccgttatttttttttctcgtcatgtgtttatttttattttcatgtttgaagttttgtagtttttttccttttttttgaagtttttcatttttttcatctttaccgttgttcatgtttttcacattttttttatgttttaatgtttttgacatttttttattttatcatttttatggtttttatgaTATTTCACGTTTTTACAGTTTTCATTTTTGTCTTTGCGTTTTTCAcgtcttttctttttttacattatgtcgtttttcatgttttttttaaaaaaatttgcgcacaatgcgcttacattaaagaagaaagaaaaatccccaccagacctggatgtgattcgaacccatgacctcacaatgcgtttttcatgtttttctttgttttgtattttctccatttttcacgtttcttttcatattttccacattcttccattttcacgttttttcatcTTTACCGCTATTCATTGATTTTTtccgtttttcacgttttttttctATGAcgtttttttttaccatttttcaagttttcccactttagttttgtttttttttcgtttttcccCTATCAGAAAAATTCCTAATTCTCCTTTTGGTGCTTCCACTCTGACATAAAGTTCTTGTTTCGGTAATTCAAAAGtaggtgaatttttttttactaatgaGTCGATATTCGAAATCGTTCCATTCCGGATCCTTTTCTCTATCAAAacgtttttcctatttttccaCATTGTTAAATGGGTTAAGTTGGTGAATTTCATTGATTTTTTCAttgatttttcttcttcttcttcttcttcttgatttctggaaatctggaaaattcccAGATTTCCGTCGGAAATCTGGAACAGATTTCTAtaagttatatttttattatacattttattacaatcaaaacaaaagagaataaaaagatgcataaaacaagaaaaatgaaaaattattcTTAATATCTTCCTGTTTCTATTCCCTCTTATTTCTATGAACCAAAACCAAACAGTCCCTAATAGAGAGAAATTGGATTAATAGCAGAGAGACAAGAGAGTGGATTAATAGCAGAGCGGAATAAGCCTAGCCCGTATCTCTGTCAAGAAAAACATTATTTCAAACGGAGCTGCCTTGACCACACAAAGTCAGCTGCAACTCGTGAATTGAAGATAACAAAACTTATGGACCACCGTAAAGCTTGTGCTAATATTTATATCCAtattactaataataataatactaacaACTAAATCTGACCAATATTATATAGTTTGGTCTGCTCTCACTAatttggaaatttccagattttggaaatttccagatttcttcgagtaagggaaattaaaaaaaaaagaatagaaaaaaaagaagaagaagaaggaggaggaagaagaaggagtgaagaagaagaagaaggagagaagaaaaaagaagaagtaggaggaagaagaaggagagaagaaaaaggaagaagaaggagagaagaatgagagaagagatgaagaaggaggaggaagaagaagaaggaagaagaagaagaaggaggagagagaagagggaaaaaaataaaaaataaaataaaaaaatcgatTTTCCCATTTTATccttgtgccacgtcagcactttaacggtgttaagccattttccgtttttcgggtaacggcgcaaaccacagtccttttttttgtattaacaaaccaaaatggtttttttggaagaacatcaaaccacattggttttttttttggaatttacccaaaaaattaTTAGGATAATGTTTTACAGGTCATCAATTTGAGTCTGTTTCCAATCTCATGAATACATTTTTTAGTGGTTCAGTCTCAGTAAGATTAGTTAGTAATAGTTGGGATTTTAATTAATAGCCAATAAATTGAATAAAAGGTCAAATTAGCCTCCTAAACTTAACCTGCAATGTCAATATAGTCTTATATCTTATGTATCAACTCCAGGAATTTTCACGAgaaagtgaatttgctcattcaccgttagatataggcttattaaatcaaagcctcaggatgctttaaatctccaccttaggattctaataagcatagatctaacggtgaattaGCAAATtttacatgctcattaaggtgcatgtgatcaggACTGAACTCAACTCAGTCCTTAAAATTGGGGTTAAAAGCCAAACTAACTCATGATCAAATCAACTCTGaaagtataatatattttttatatctaAACTTTATCATGTTTACATTTTGATACCTAATATCTATTTTCATGCTTAAAAGGTGTTGAAACCGTACTAATAAAGGAAATCTCTAAAAATTCCTTGAAATAGGAGTGTGGGTCACGAATAATTAAATTCTGATAAAAATCCTTGAAACACATACAAAACCTCACTAAATCCTTAAAATAGTATTTTTTTAGAATACCCTCAAAATAATATTAGTGCTCCAATATTATATACtggaaataataatattaagtaATAACATATGACACAAATAAATTTcggatatattttatttataaagagaACATACACCAATTTGGATaagaattaattgaatttataattttaattgtattaattatttttgctaATGAAATAATTCTATTAAGTATTCGAGAAAATAAGAACATGTGCAGTAAACAGCTATTTTATTAAGGTCTCTCCTGTTGGAGTGTTTTAGTCTTCTCGGTTGAGAAGGATTGTGACTAGGGCAAAACTCTTGCTCAAACTTTGGTCGGCGTCGGAAACCGAGAATTTTCACCACCGGTAGCTGTTGTCTGACAGTAAGGAAGATGGACAAAGGCAAAGGGATACTTGAGGCGTATGCCAGGCTTCGCCTGGAGGATGAGAACGACGAGGGCCTGGTGGTTCCGAGCGAAGAAATCCCTGCAATTGTAGCGCAGGAATCATTATTCATCGTAGGGCAGTTTCTAACGGCGAAACCAATTCACCTTGAAAGCATGAAGTGCACACTGGCTTCCATATGGAGACCAGTGAAAGGAGTGACGATCACGGAAACTGACCGAGAGGGGCGATACCTATTTCAGTTCTATCACGAACTGGACGTGCTGCGTGTTTTGAATGACGGCCCGTGGACATTCAATCAGAATGTACTGATTATTAAAAGGTTGAATACTATGGAGCAGGCTGTGCAGGTGGAGTTAAGTAACTTGATAATATGGGTCCAGCTTGCGGACTTGCCAGTAGGTTTCCAGACTGAGGCAATTTGTAAGCTCCTTGGAAACAGCATTGGCGTGTTTATCGAAGCAGATGAGAAGAATTTCACGGGGCTCAGACGCAATTACTTGAGAGTCAAGGTTGCTATCGACATTAGGGTTTCGCTAAAACTTGGTCAGAAGATGAAGCGTAACGGTGGAGAGTGGTTTTGGATTAACTTTCGATATGAAAGGCTGcccagtttttgtttttattgcgGGATAATCGGCCATTCCGATAAGTTTTGTGTGCAGTTCTTCGATAATCCAGCAGCACCGTTAGAGCGGCAATATGGGAGCTGTCTCAGGGCGACGGTTCGTCGGAATGGAATCATAGCCGGAAAAGAATGGTTGCGAGAATCTgttgaggaggaggaggatgtGACTAGAGCTGGGAAAAATTGCACAGTACAGCAGAAGGAATCAGGGGCTGGGAACTCGGTACTCAATTCTAGGAAAATTGATTCCATAATCAGGACCTTTGGCTCACATGTCACAAGGTTAACAAAACCGACTACAAGTAAGCTCCCTGCTCAAGGTATAATTCACGATCCGAAGAGACCGAGAATAGATGAAAGGGAGATGGATGTCGATGAATCAGCCACCCCCAAAAAACGACGATTTGGTGAGTCCTGGAAACCAGGACCGCCACCCGCAATGAGTCTTCTCAGTTGGAACTGTCATGGGCTGGGCAACTCACGTACAGTTCAAGTGTTATCGGACCTTATTCGGGTTCATAAGCCTATGGTGATCTTTATAATGGAAACTATGATTCAAGAGGAGAGAGTGCAGGAGGTGGGTAGAAAGATTGGGTTCAAAAGGAATTTGCAGTGAGCAGAGCAGGGCATGGGGGCGGACTGGCTCTCTTTTGGAAAGAAAAAATTCAGGTGGATATTTTGTCCTCCTCACTCAACTTCATTAATGCAACCATTACATTACCAAACATCACTCCGTTTCGTATTACTGGATTCTACGGTTACCCCAAGCGTAGTAGAAGGCGTGCCTCCTGGGAATTGCTGCGATCCCTCAAGGAACAGGATGGTATGGCCTGGTGCTGTATAGGAGATTTCAATGACATTCTTCATGGAAGTGAGAAGCGGGGCGGCCGACAACAACCGAATTGGCTATTAGAAGGGTTTAAGAAGGCTGTTGAAGATAACGAATTGCATGAGGTTACGATGGAAGGCCACCAATTCACATGGGAAACAGGGAGATACACGAATAAATGGTTGGAAGAGAATCTTGACCGGGCAATGGTTAACATCACGTGGAAAGAAGCTTTTGTTGATTCTAAACTCCGGAACCTAGTAACGGTTGCGTCTGATCATTCGACGCTGTTATTAGAACTAAAAGTGTGGGTACGCAGAGCTGCAGTAAAGAGGTTCCGGTTCGAAAATAATTGGTTGCAAGAAGAGCAATGCGGATCAGTTGTAGACAGTGCTTGGCAGAATGAGGCCGAACAACCGATACAGGTTAAAATCCAGAATTACAGCAAGGCGCTTCAGGATTGGAGCTGTCTACTAGAATCCAATTTTCGAAAGAGGTTGGATGACCTGCGCAAAATAATGGACAGCTATCGGGGAAGAAGGGATGAATACGAATCAGAACAGTACAGAAGTGCGTCGACGGAGTTctcaaaaattctaaaacagCAAGAAGAATTTTGGAGGCAACGGGCCAAACTTTTCTGGCTCAGAGACGGAGACTCCAATACCAAATACTTTCACGCATATGGTCCAAACTATCAGATGATTTTACCAGAAGTTCTGGAATATTGTGGGCCCGGTGGTTAGTTCGGCTTGTCTGGCTTATCTAAGTACAAACCAAGTTCCTACGCAGCTGAACAAAACTCTGATTATTCTTATCCCAAAAAAACAAGAGGCGAGAACTGTGTCCGATCTCCGCCCTATTGCCCTGTGCAACGTGTTACTCAAGATTCTCACCAAAATGTTGGCAAATCGCTTTAAACAGACCCTCCCGGAAATTATTTCAGCTAACCAAAGCGCTTTTTTGACAGGTAGATTGATCTCGGATAACATTCTGGTGGCATACGAAGTAGTCCATAAGCTAAAAGGGCTGAGACATGGTCAGAAGGGTACGGCAGCACTGAAATTGGATATGAGTAAGGCATACGACCGGGTTGAATGGAGTTTTCTTGAGCATATGCTTGTGAAGCTGGGATATTGCGTAACCTCTGTATCCTACACTATTGCTCATGACGGCAGGGAAGTAGGGCCTATCATTCCGCAATGAGGTCTTAGGCAGGGTGATCCGTTTTCCCCCTTCTTGTTCCTAATCTGTGCAGAAGGCCTCTCGGCAATTTTATCAAGCAGAGAAAGAGCGGGGAAAATTCATGGTTTTAGAGTTACACGACAGGCTCCTCAGATTTCACATCTATTCTTTGCAGACGACAGTCTGCTATTCTTTAGAGCTAACAGAATCGAAGCCCAATGTATACAAGAATGCCTGAACCACTATGCAAAAGCTTCGGGCCAGTGCATCAACTTCTAGAAATCATCCATATTCTTCAGCCCCAATTCCAAACAAACAGATAAGGCAGAAGTCCTTAATGAACTACGAGTTAGGGAGGTTTCGGCTCTTGATAGCTATTTGGGAGCCCCGATTGATGTCGGACGAAGTAAGGGACAAGCCTTTCAATTCCTAAAAGATCGAATATGGGCTAGATTAAACAACTGGAAGGAAAAGTTTTTATCTCGGGCAGGCAAGGAGATCCTGATCAAGTCCGTTCTACAGGCCATACCAACATATGTAATGAGTTTATTTCTCTTGCCCAAAGACTTATGTAGTGAGTTGAACAAATTACTTAACTGCTTCTGGTGGAGATCAAATGGCTTGAGGTCCTCTGGTATCCATTAGAAGAGTTGGGAGAAATTAAGTATTCCGAAATCGGATGGCGGTATGGGCTTCCGTGATATTCACCAATTCAATTTGGTGTTGTTAGCCAAGCAGGCGTGGAGATTACTACAGAGCCCGACATCACTAGCAGCTAGAACGCTAAAGGCGAGGTACTTTCCCCAAGGGGACTTCTTGCAGGCACAGCTGGGTCATAACCCGTCCTTCACATGGAGAAGTATCCTTGCGAGCAGAGATTTGTTAAGCAGAGGGCTTAGACGCAAAGTTGGAGACGGAAGCACGACCAAGGTATGGGAAAGCCCATGGCTTCCTGATAACGCTAACCCTTTCCCCACAAGCATACAAGAGAGCAATGATATAGTGGAACGAGTAAGCGATTTATTAGACTGTCATGGCAGCTGGAGGAGAGAGAGGATTCAGGAGGTGTTCAATGTCAGAGATGAGGGATTGATACTGTCTATTCCGAGAGGTTGGCCGGGAAAAAATGATTCATGGCTCTGGCAACATACTAATAATGGAGAGTACACAGTGAAGAGTGGATATCTGATAGGAGTTAAAGCATGGAAAAGGATACATCAGCAGACAAATTCAGTAAACTGGAAGGCTCTATGGAACATGAATGTAGCGCCGAAGATCAAGAATTTCTTGTGGAGGACACTAGCACAATGCTTACCATCTATGGCTAATCTGAACCAGAGGCACAACGGGCTTCTTAACAGATGCCCAATCTGCAGAGAATCAAGGGAAGATGAGAGCCACATATTCTTGTCTTGTCCTCTCGCACGTCAGGTATGGGGCTTTTCTTTACAGATAATCGAATGGAAGCAGTCCATGATTTTTTCAGCTGGTTCAAACAACTGCTTGAGGTGCGTCTTCCGTCGCTGGAAATTATTGCAGTTATTTTATGGCATATATGGAAGAATCGTAATCGGACTGCCTAGGACAATAAATTTAGTTTACCAGGTTCGGTCTTGACAGCAGCAAACACCGAGTATCAGAACTGGTCGGCAGTCCAAAAAGGAACGCAGAGCCTACAGACAGAGCCAAGGATAAAGTCGAAGCGCTGGCGGAGGCCTGGTCAGGACAGATTGATTTGTAATGTCGATGCAGGAATGAACAGTGAAGCGGGGTTCAGCTCATACGGTCTTCTAATCCGGGATCATGCTGGTGTCTGCTTAAATGCACGGATGGTGGGTCTTCCTCTACTACTCAATCCCACGATAGCTGAAGCAATAGCAATAAGGGAAGCGCTTAGTTGGATCAAACGCCTTAATATTACCCAAGTGGAAGTGCAATCCGATTGTCTAGAGGTAGTAAATGCTATACAACATCAAAGCGTAAACCGGTCCTATTTATCAGATGTTGTTCAAGAGTGTTGTGTTTTGTTGAGAGATTTAGATTTAGTTTCAATCTCATATATTAGCCGGTCAGCGAATCTAGCGGCTCATTGCTTAGCGAAAGCGGTTAGTTCTAAGTCTGATCAAGGTGAGTGGGCATGTCCTCCACCTTTTCTTACAAATATTCTTTCTGATGATTTAATATAATTCCatttattctttcaaaaaaataataattcttataagtgataaaatgtgaaaaaataaataaagtataaaacttcattaataaaagaaatctcTAAATATCCCTCAAAATAAGAGTATGGGTCACGAACAATAAATTCTGATAGAAACTCATTGAAATAGTGACAAAAAACAACTAAACCCTTCGGTTTTTTTCGTTGACATATAAAGAAATGCATCGACGCCAAAGCGTTATGCAgaatataatagtttttataTATGTTGTTAGGCGAATTCCACAAGTATACGTTATTCGtgtgtagtaataaaagatatcgatcccacgaGGAACTTTTTTAGTTGttgatatataaaatttatttattttttattaaagattcGTTTTCTCTTAAGTCTATAGTAGAATTGAATGATGAATTTTGGTTTTTtgaaataaatataaatctaaGTTACTTTAATATTAAACTTATTATCTAGTTACGTTTTCATGCATCAACAAAGTTACAACTTTAAACTTGTTATCTAAGTTAAATAATAATCAATCTAATTAATCAGTTCCTTAAAATAATAATCGATCCTAATCTAGTCTCTCGGTTTAAAATTAAGAAACTTAACCAAGAACAATATTAAATCCAACTATTCGAATGGTGTGTTGGTTCGGTGAAAGGTCGCGTCGTTTCGCCAAAAGCTGGAGAAATTCGAAGTGCAGGAGCAAGGCAGGTCGCGCCCGAGAGTGGCCATGTCGCGCCCGCGATTCTGTTTGGAACTTTTGGGGCAGAATGTCACGCTCGTGAGTTACTTATTCACGCCCGTGATTCTGACTGTCTTCCAAAGCTGGTTTCCGTCCGTTTTTCATCCGAATGTGCTCCAATCATCCCGAATCACCAAGTATAAACTCCTAACACAAAAACATAGAAGTAAAATCTTcccaaaataacaataaaacacacaaaataaacaaacgatCAAAGTAAAATACATGCTCAAAACAAGTAAATTTTAGACTTATCAtatgtataaaaatatattcagATATCAAGTATAAGCATGTTAAAGTATGAAAGTATGAGtatcaaaaatatattatatttttaggacTGATCTGACCATAGGTTAATTTGACTCTGTATGCTAACTTTGAGGGTTGAATTGATATCCATAATTGATTTGGTACCCTACATACTAAGTTGAAGGGTGATTTTGACCCTTTATTTctaataaattagtaaatagtaatttaatttgtttttttaaacaactaatttgattagaatttatttagtttatatagaaatagaagataTAAGAGTAaagatataagagtaatttttgTGTATAATCTTATCTTACTTTACCATCAAACcaaataaaagtatattatcAAACCATTACTTACCTTAACTTTTATCCAAATACAACAAGTTATttccaatgttatcagaaccggaccggaccggacatcaaaccagATTTATAACTGAGTCACGGATCACTTGCTCagaccggatgacgtaataaataaataatatatatatattagatatatataattaattgaaaatgctttttataaatgatatattcaaaataaattataaacaacttttagtTTGTCATTTTTGGTCAACTTCGaacttaaatatataaaggataaatgaagtttagaataacttgaaatatgtcAACATATTCTATGCTGTGAGACCTTTTTAACGGTATATTATAACTCAAAATGGACAAGTggtgaatgagaaattgatgctcaaagtgaacCACTTGCAATGG encodes:
- the LOC136220452 gene encoding protein DEFECTIVE IN MERISTEM SILENCING 3-like, with the protein product MNKSGSIGSMVKEIKKHQDNLKFLKSLSDQLDERILDLQGRNSSTSAGHIKEETQEQIMKQEETAANKEETQEQIMKQEETAASLFHLLKTRFPQQFSSMPLAMNLLGTVAILGGTDNHVLNRLLSEYLGLEKMLAIVCRTSESVKLLEIYEEGKISSIAGLQGLGFSIGKKISGRFLVFCLEESRPYAGGFINGDPQKKLALPMPKLPNGSSPTGFIDFAVNMINMDTGNLSCVTPNGHGLRETLFYTLFSHLQVYKTRTDMLHALPCITEGALSLDGGIIKKNGFFALGDTKDVEVIFPVVSNNCTKTEERSRIEDKISKLKQEQFYIAEDMRREQSLLDKMMALSGKNKFVQL